AAGCTTGTATTGAATATGGTAAGGAGAAACTCCGATCCCAGTATGAATACGACCTTTTTTAGCGAATTTGAGTGCCGCCGCGGCTACTTCGATGTCCTTTTCTACAGCTCTGGAAAGGGCACAAATAATCGGATTAGAAACAGCTTTTGAAATTTCTTGTACGGAGTTGAAATCTCCCGGACTTGAAATCGGAAATCCTGCCTCAATGATATCCACACCAAGCTCCTCAAGAGCTTTGGCTACTATGATCTTTTCCTGGGTATTGAGCTGGCACCCGGGCACTTGTTCCCCATCACGCAGGGTCGTATCGAATATCCACAGCTTATCACTCATAATCTTTAAGGTTTGGGTTTTTAATTATTTTCTGGTCTCAACTGACGGACGACAGCTCCTGCTTGCCACATTTCAGACTCACGCAATTCCTTCAATTCAGCCTCAAGCTTTTCTCTGTAGTCTGCTTTTGAGTTAGAGTCGATGGATTTCTGTGCTTCTTGACCAGTTTTTACAGAGTTGTAAAGTGCTTCGAAAACAGGCTTAGTTGCATCACGAAAAGGCTTCCACCAATCCAATGCACCTCTTTGTGCGGTAGTTGAACAGTTGGCATACATCCAGTCCATTCCGTTTTCAGCAACCAACGGCATCAATGACTGAGTCAATTCTTCTACTGTTTCATTGAATGCTTCAGAAGGAGTGTGACCGTTAGCTCTCAATACTTCATACTGAGCGGCAAAAATCCCTTGGATAGCGCCCATCAAAGTTCCTCTTTCACCAGTTAAGTCAGAAGTAACTTCTCTGTAGAAATCTGTTTCAAACAAATAACCTGATCCTACTCCAATTCCCAATGCTACCACGCGGTCTTTAGCTTTACCAGTTGCATCCTGATAGATGGCATAGGATGAGTTCAAGCCTCTTCCTTCTACAAACATTCTTCTCAAAGATGTACCTGATCCTTTTGGAGCCACTAAGATGACATCCACATCAGCAGGAGGAATGATACCTGTTTTCTCCTTGTATGTCACACCGAAACCGTGAGAGAAATACAATGCTTTGCCAGGAGTCAAATGCTTCTTAACTGTTGGCCAAAGAGCAATCTGTCCTGCATCAGAAAGTAAGAATTGAAGGATGGTTCCTTTTTCACAAGCCTCTTCAATTTCAAATAGTGTTTCACCCGGTACCCATCCATCTGCAATGGCCTTGTCCCAAGTCTTAGAACCGCTTCTTTGTCCTACGATTACGTTGAAGCCGTTGTCTTTCAGATTGAGTGCTTGACCAGGACCTTGTACACCATAACCGATTACTGCGATTACTTCGTCCTTAAGTACTTCTCTAGCTTTTTCCAAAGGAAATTCTTCCCTGGTAACTACGTTTTCTTCAACGTTTCCGAATTTCAATTTCATAGTATTGGATTTTTAAATTGTTTAAACAGGTTTGAGATAATTATTTGATAAATGACTCAATGGTCAGCATACGCTTGGCAACTGCCACTCGGCCGGATCTTGCGAATTCAAGCAAGCCATATCCTTTCAGGATTTCGAGTAGTTCTTGAGTTTGTTCTTTATGCCCAGTAAGCTCTAGCACCACAAAATCTGGCTCTGCGGCAATTATTTTAGCATTGTGTTGACGGATGATTTTTTCCAAACCACCATCCAAACGAGAAACTGGTATCTTATAAAGTGCGATTTCCTGATAGACCACTCCTTCATCTTCATGATAAAAGGCTTTGATCACATCGATGATTTTTTCGATTTGATGAACAAGCTGAATCACCGTGTCTTCATTTACCGTGACTTCAATGGTAATTCGGTGAATTCCCGGAATACGGCTTTCTGAAGCGGTAAGTGCATCGATATTGATCCCTCTTCGGGTAAAAATGATCGTGATGCGATTGAGAATTCCAATGAAATTCTCCGTGATGACGAAAATTGTATATCTTTTCATAGGTCTGAATTAGGAAAGTCTAACCTCTTCTACCGAACAGCCTGTCGCAATCATAGGGAATACATTGTCTTCTTTCTCTACGACTACTTCTAGGAAATAAGGCCCATCATGGATCAACATATCTTCGATTGCTTCCTGAAGATCTTGGCGTTCGTTTACTTTTTGGGATTTAATCCCGTATGCTTCAGCAATTTTGATAAAGTCGGGATTATCTAATTCGGTAAATGAATAGCGCTTGTCAAAAAACAATTGCTGCCATTGTCTCACCATGCCCAAGTAATTATTATTGAGAAGGACAATTTTCACGGGAGCTTTGGTCTGCATTATAGTTCCTAGCTCTTGAATAGTCATTTGGATTCCTCCATCTCCTACCACGCAAATCACCTGTCGGGAATAATCGTACATCTGAGCTCCCAGTGCAGCTGGCAAAGCGAATCCCATGGTCCCCAAACCTCCGGAAGTCACCTGAGTTCTAGGCTTTTTGTAATGAAAATATCTCCAAGCGATCATTTGATGCTGACCTACGTCAGTCACCAAAACTGCATCATCTGCTTTGTATTGATTGATCTGATGAATTACCTCTCCCATGGTTAAGCCTTGCTTGGTAGGAGTTAGATCATGTTGAACTACAGAAGTTTTTTCCAACTGCTCCAGTTCTCTAAATCTTCCCATCCAGGCATCATGCTTTTTAGACTGAATGGCCTCTGTCAACATGGACAAAGATTCCCTACAATCCCCCTGGACCGCCACAGTCGTTTTTACATTTTTATTTATCTCGGAGGGATCGAGTTCTAGGTGGATGATTTTAGCCTGCTTGGCATATCGCTTCAAGTCGCCAGTTACCCGGTCATCAAAGCGCATTCCTACAGCAATCAATACGTCGCACTGATTGGTCAAAAGGTTAGGTGCATAATTCCCATGCATCCCTAGCTTTCCAACGAAATTAGGATGATCCTCTGAAAGTGCTCCAGAACCTAAAAGAGTAGATGCAGCCGGAATTCCGGATTTATCCAAGAAAAACTTCAATTCTGATTCAGCTTTGCCCAAAACCACGCCTTGACCAAAAAGCAAATAAGGTCTTTCAGCCTGATTGATTAAATCTGCAGCCTGCTTTATGGAAGAAAGGTCAACAGGATGGTGTGTTTTATAGGATCTGAAACCAAGGCAAGGGACATAATTGAATTCGCCAAAATCCACCTGCGCGTTTTTGGTGATATCAATCAATACAGGACCTGGACGTCCGGATCGTGCAATGTAAAATCCTTTAGCAATGGCAGGAGCTATATCCTCCACCCGACGAACTTGAATATTCCATTTGGTTCCAGGCATGGAAATACCCACCACATCAGTTTCCTGAAATGCATCGGTACCTAAAAGGTGAGCAGCCACTTGACCGGTGATGCACACTAAAGGCGTACTGTCAATCTGGGCATCAGCGAGGCCAGTAATCAAATTGGTAGCGCCTGGACCAGAAGTTGCAAGACAAACCCCGACTTTTCCCGAGACTCGAGCATATCCCTGAGCAGCATGTATTGCACCTTGTTCGTGTCGGGTGAGCACATGTTTGATTTGATCATGATAGTCGTACAAAGCATCATAAACCGGCATAATTGCACCTCCGGGGTACCCGAAGATCAGCTCTGCTTGTTCGGCGATCAGCGAGCGCACGACAATGTCGGCTCCTCTCATCATGTCCTTCATAGGCTTTTAAAATTTATCGGTTACGCAGCCTTCGGATGCGGTAGCGACTAGTTTGTTGTATTTTTTGAGTGTTCCCTGAAGCCCTTCAATGGGCTTGGGAGACCATGATTTTTTCCTTTCAGCAAATTCCTCCTCAGAGACATTGACAGAAAGATTAAAATTATCGGCATCGATGGTGATGATATCTCCATCCTTTAGCAGACCAATCGGCCCACCACACCAAGCTTCTGGTGTCACATGTCCTACGACAAATCCGTGGGTACCTCCAGAGAATCTACCATCTGTAATGAGTGCGACATCTGAGCCCAAACCTGCACCGATAATCATCGAGGTTGGCTTTAGCATTTCCGGCATTCCTGGAGCACCTTTTGGTCCTACGTTTCGAATGACAACGACATCACCTGCTTTAACTTTGTGGTCTCGGATCGCATCATTTGCTTCCAATTCTGAATCAAAAACTACTGCAGGCCCTGTGAATGCGGTCCCTTCTTTTCCGGTAATTTTTGACACCGCTCCTTCAGGAGCAAGATTTCCTTTCAGGATACAAAGGTGACCAGACTTCTTAATTGGAGTTTCCAAAGGATGAATCACATTGACCACAGATGGAACAATCGGATCAATATTCGCTAGATTTTCGGCGACGGTCTTTCCGGTTACTGTCAAACAATCTCCATGAAGGAAACCATTGTTCAACATGTATTTCATAAATGCTGGCAAACCTCCTTGTTCAAAAAGATCCTCCATCATAAACTTCCCGGAAGGTTTGAAGTCTCCAATCAAAGGCGTTTTCGCATTGATTGCTTTGAAATCTTCAAGGGTAAATTCAACACCTGCGGTACGAGCAATCGCCAAGATGTGCAAGACCGCATTGGTACTTCCGCCCAAAGCAATCGCGACGGTAACTGCATTTTCGATGCTTTTACGAGTAACGATGTCTTTTGGCTTAATATCTTTTTCTAACAGGATTCGCATGAAGTGATTGACATCCTGACATTCTTTCAACTTTTCAGCGGAGTTTGCTGGATTTGAGGAAGAATAAGGGAGAGACATCCCCATCGCTTCAATGGCTGAAGACATGGTATTTGCCGTGTACATGCCACCACAAGCACCTTTTCCAGGACAAGCATTGCGAATTACTCCATCATAATCCTCTTCGGTAATTGCTCCTTGAATCTTCTTTCCAAAAGCTTCAAAAGCAGAAACGATATTGAGCTTTTCTCCTTTATAATGACCAGAAGCAATCGTGCCTCCATAAACCATAATGGATGGCCTGTTAATCCGAAGCATACCCATTACCGCGCCAGGCATATTTTTATCACAGCCTGCTACAGCCACACAGCCATCAAAAGAATGACCAAGGATAAAAGACTCTATGGAATCAGCAATGATATCTCTGGAAACCAAAGAGTATCTCATCCCAAGTGTTCCCATAGAAGTACCATCCGAAATCCCAATGGTATTAAAAACCAAACCGGTCAGATCATATTCCTGTGAGGAAGCTTTGATCAGACCGGCAAAGTCATTGAGGTGCATATTGCAGGGATTGCTTTCATAGCCGCAGCTTGCTATCCCTACAAAGGGTTGTTTCATTTTCTTATCGGACAAGCCAGTGGCATACAACATGGCCTTGCCTGCTGGATGCTCATCATTGTCACTGATTTCCCAACTGTACTTTTTAAGATTGTTCTGGGTCATAGGTTTAGAAAATAAAAAAGTGCCTCATTAGCTTGAGGCACTTTAGATTTTATATGCTGAATAGATATGGTCTAGTGCCTCACTTCGAAAATCCGATGAGAATAATAAAGCTTAACAGGACGACCAATGGAGACATAGCGTTGTTTGAGAGTGAATGCTTTGAGTTAGAATCACAGGACAATATTAAAACCCATTCTTGAGACTTACAATATTTAATTCGTTGCATTAGATCAAACACAAATTTTAATATTAGGTAAATGAAATTAATTTGAAATTAAATTCTAAAAAAAAAATATTTTCAGAATCAATTTGTTAAAAATCAAGGACTAAGGAAGGTCCTTCAAAATTTTGTATGGAATTGAAAATTATTTAATTTTTTTTCAACCTACTGGTCTTTTTTTTAACAAAAAAATTGATAGAGCGAATAATCTTCAATTTTTTAAAATATTTCTTGGCAATTCAACAAAGCAAAGTTCACCAATCCATTCTAACCAGACTTTTGCCTTATTTTTGACCAAACTCTCAAAACATGATTGTCTTCCCAAACGCCAAAATAAATCTAGGACTTCATATTACTTCCAAGCGGAAAGACGGATACCATGAAATTGAAACATGCATGGTCCCAATTCCCCTTTTTGATGCATTGGAGATGATTTTGGATAAGAAGGAGAACTTCCAGTCTACCGGACTGGAAATTCCAGGAAGTTCGAAAGACAATCTGATCTTAAAAGCACAAACCCTCCTCCGCAAAGACTTTGGCAACTTGCCTCCCGTGTCTATTCACCTCCACAAGCATATTCCGATGGGAGCAGGATTGGGGGGCGGATCTGCTGATGGAGCTTTTGCCTTAAAGCTTTTGAATAACCTTTATGACCTTCATTTAGATGATTTTTTTCTAGAAGAATATGCCGCTCAACTAGGGAGTGATTGCCCTTTTTTCATTGAAAACACACCCAAAATAGCACGGGGAAGAGGCGAAATTCTGGAAAGCATAGATCTTTCTTTAAAAGGATCATTTATCGTTTTAATCAACCCCGGAATTCATGTGGGCACTAAAGAAGCCTACGCCGGCGTAACTCCAGCTGCACCTAAAATCAAATTGGAGGAGGTACTGGCGGATCGAAGCAGATGGAAAGCAGAATTAGTCAATGATTTCGAAGCAAGCATTTTTAAAAACCATCCAGAAATAGCTGCCATTAAGGAAAAAATGTATCAAGGCGGCGCTTTTTACGCTGCCATGTCCGGTTCAGGATCTAGTGTCTTTGGACTATTTGATCACCAACCAGAAGGCATAAGTTGGGATGAACAATACTTTGTGTTTAGCAGCGAACTTTAAATCAATTGATTGTAGGAAGGGATTTCCTGCGCTTATTCCAATAATTCAGTATTGGATAAATTAAAACTGAAACCAGAATAATTAAAGTACCTAAATAAAATTGGGGGGTCATTTTTTCCTTTTCTCCAAAAATCAGAACTGCTAAAAGAATCCCATATACCGGTTCTAGGTTTATCGTCAAATTGATGGAAAAAACAGGAAGTCTTTTCATTAAATCAACAGAAACTGAAAAGGCATAAACGGTACAAACTCCTCCCAAAAGGAGTAACCAAAGCCAATCCAAGTCTTTCCAGGCCCATTGAATAGGATTGCCCTCTGTTAGGAATTTGGCATATATGGGCATAAACAAAAGCGCGAAAAGACATGCTGCTCCCATTTCAAATAAAGTAATTTGATAAGGAGTGTGCCTCATGGTTAATCGTCCATTAAGCACGGAGAATAATGCTCCTAAAAAAGCGGATACTAAGGCCATGGCTAAGCCAAGCCAATAACCTGACTCAAACTGGAAAATCACCAATAATCCTGAAATCACTAACAAGCCCAAGGCCACCTCATACCATTTCACCTTGGTCCGATTGACCATTGGCTCTACAAAAGCCGTCCATAGTGAGGTCGTCGCCATACCCGCCAAACAAACCGATGCAGTGGAAACTCGAGCTGACCAAAAAAAGAAAATCCAATGCAAAGAGATTAACACACCTACTCCGGCAATTTTAAGCAGTTCGGGTAAAGGAACGGAAATTGATTTTTTCCGAACCAGCATCACTACCAAAACTCCAAAAGTTGCGATCAAAGTCCGGTAAAACACCAATTCCAACGATGGCAAACTGATCAACAAGCCTAAAATTGCAGTAAACCCCCAAATCATCACAATAAAATGGAGTAAGAGGTAATCCTTAAATGAATGGGATGACATTTATCGAGGGACTGTTTTGTATAAAATAAGACCTGTCAAAGCAAAAATAATATTCGGCATCCAGACTGCTAGAATGGGGTATTCAGATCCATTTTCAGCAAAGGTCCTCGATAAAATAAACAATAATATATAGACGAAGGCCATCAAAAAGCCCATGGCAATTTGAAATCCTGAACCTCCTCTTGTCTTTCTGGAGGACATGATCACCCCTATGAATGTCAAAATAATTGCTGCAAATGGAGACATAAACCTCACGTATCGCTCGATTCGATAAAAACTCACATTATCCGCCCCTCGATCTTCTAGAATTCGGATTTGTCGACTTAGCTCAGGGAGTTTCAACGTTTCATGGTGATTGGGAGGTAAATCAAAGTCAGCGGGAGTGATTGAAAGAATAGTGTCAAGTTCGGTTCCCACCGTATAGGTCTCACCGACCTCATTTAACTCTCTTAGTTTCCAGTTTTCCAATCGCCAAACATTCTTTGCCGTATCCCATTGGATTCGATCCGAATGAAGTTTGGAGAGAAGTTGACCGTCTTTAATCTCCTCGAGGGTGAAAGAATATCCGGTATTCCCACTTTTGTAAAATCGGCTGATGTAAGCGTAGGTATTTGGACCTACTTTGATATGGTGATTTCCTTCAGAAGAGGCAGCGGTACTCTCCAGGTATTTCATCCTAAATTCGGTAACCTTCTGAGTGGCCACCGGGAGTACCCAGCCATTCAACAAAAAGCTTATCATTCCGATCATAGCTGCCCCAAATAAAAACGGCTGAAGCATCCTAACAAAACTTACTCCAGAGCTTAATATGGCCACAATTTCCGTCCTTCCTGCCATTTTGGAAGTGATGAAAATAACCGCAATAAATACTGTAATCGGCGTCAGAAGATTATTGAGATACAATCCATAGTTGCCCATGTACTGCAAGATCTCCCAAGCAGGCACTTGGTTTTGGATGTATTTATCGTTTTTTTCAGTGAAGTCCAACACCAAAACGACAAGGATCAGCATGATCACTACAAAAAAGTAGGTTTTCAAAAACTCCTTAATGATCAGCTTATCGAGTATTTTCATGCTTACAGTCTCGTACTTACTTTTTTTACCATTTGATCTTTCCAAACGGCAAAATCACCTGCCAAGATATGCTCACGAGCTTGATTCACAAGCCAAAGGTAGAAGGCTAAGTTATGAATAGAGGCAATTTGAGCTGCCAATATTTCCTTGGAGATGGTCAAATGCCGAAGATATGCTTTGGTGTAAAAGGTACTTGCATAATTGCCAATGGCTGGATCGATCGAGGTAAAATCATCCTTCCATTTTTCATTTCGAATATTGATAATACCCTCCGAAGTAAATAGCATTCCGTTACGTGCATTTCTCGTCGGCATCACACAATCAAACATATCCACTCCCAAGGCGATGCATTCCAAAATATTAGCTGGTGTACCCACACCCATCAAGTATCTAGGCTTCTCAGTTGGCAAGATGTCCGTGACCAATTCGGTCATTTCGTACATCATTTCTGCTGGCTCACCAACAGAAAGTCCACCAATGGCATTTCCTTCACGACCTTGTTCCGCGATAAATTCCGCGCTTTGCTTTCGTAAATCTTTGTAAACAGATCCCTGCACGATCGGAAAAAGTGTTTGGCTGTAGCCGTATTTTCCTTCAGTTGAATCAAATCGGGATATGCAACGCTTTAACCAACGATGGGTCAAATCCATCGAATTTCGCGCATAGCCATATTCACAAGGATAAGGCGTGCACTCATCGAAAGCCATGATAATGTCTGCTCCGATCGTACGTTGGATATCCATGACATTTTCGGGAGTGAAGTTGTGCTTGGACCCATCAATGTGAGATTTGAAAGTCACTCCTTCCTCTTTGATCTTGCGAGTGCCTGCCAGTGAAAAAACTTGATACCCTCCCGAATCGGTTAAAATTGGTCGATCCCATCCGTTGAATCGATGAAGCCCACCTGCCTTTTCAAGGACTTCTAGCCCTGGTCTCAAATAAAGATGATAGGTGTTCCCAAGAATAATTTGAGCCTTAATATCCTCTTTAAGTTCTCGCTGATGCACGGCCTTAACGGTGGCAGCAGTCCCAACGGGCATAAAAATAGGTGTTTGAATAGTGCCATGATCTGTCTCGATCAGGCCAACTCTAGCCTTAGATTGGGAATCTGTTTTTTCTAAAGTGAATTTCATAAATGCAATTGCCTGAAAATCCTTAAGTACGGACTTCAGTTTTTTGACCTGCAAAAATATCCACTTATTCCTAAATGACTTGCTCAAATTGATTTTATATTTGCCCTGCAAAATCAACCTATGGGCTTATTTTTACTTTGGCTAATATTCGGAATCGGAGTCTCCATTCAAGCAGTGTATTTACTGATCATTTTTGGCCGAACTGCTTGGGGCAATTTCACATCATCATCCAAAAATTCGGGAAATGAAGAGGGTGTAACTGTACTTATTGCTGCTCACAACGAGTACAAAAACCTAAAAAACCTCATTCCGAAGCTTTTCGAACAAGATTACCCTAAGTTTGATGTGATGATCATCAACGATCGAAGTACGGACCGTACCAAAAGGCTGTTGGAAGAAATGATGGCAATCTATCCCAAGCTGAGGTCAGTGACGGTGAAGTATACGCCAAATCATGTCACTTCGAAAAAATTTGCGCTAACCCTAGGGATTAAAGTGGCCAAAAACGACGTCATTTTATTGACTGATGCAGACTGCATTCCCAATTCAGATCAATGGATTCGGAAAATGACAGCTCCGGTCCGGGAAGAAGGAAAGACATTTGCGATTGGATTTTCGGGATACCAAAAAGAAAGTGGAATGCTAAATCGTTGGATTCAATTCGAAACGATTTTGACAGCATTGTTCTATTTTTCGTTTGGACTATGGAAAGCACCGTTTATGGGAATTGGTAGAAATCTCTCTTACCGAAAAAGCTTCTTTATGGACGTGAAAGCGTTCAAGGGAATCTGGCACTTGGAAGGCGGGGACGATGATTTGTTTGTCAATCAATATGCTACGGGTAGCAATACAGCCATGGTCATTGATCCTTCCGCAATGACCCTCTCCATTCCGAAATCCAATTGGAGTGACTATTTGATCCAAAAGAAAAGACATTTGCACGCAGGGAAATTTTACCGAGGGGAAGACAAACGAAAAATAGGAATATTTTCCCTTTCCCATGCCTTATTTTGGCTGGGAGGTTTCGGACTACTTGTTTATTTCGGAATAATTCAATCCTGGGAACAATTTTCCGTTGTTTTCGGTATTATTCTTTTAAGATCCCTTTTGATGTGGCGTGTATTCGCTTCCGCATCTAAAAAAATCCAAGGATCTTCAAACCAACTTAATACTTGGATCAACGACCTCATCTATCTGGGATATTTCTGGATTTTAGGGACTGTTTCCTATCAGGCAAAAGACATTAAATGGAAATAAACGAACGCGGTTTTTCAAACAAGGCTCTGGAAGATTTCGCCTTAATCGATAAGGCAGTGATCGAAAAAGACCAGTCTGCTTTTGCTACCCTGATGAAGCGGTACAAAAAGGCAGTTTATTTCATGATTTTGAAAATGATCCGTGATGCAGATGATGCGGAGGATCTAACCATGGAGGCCTTTGCCAAAGCATTCCGAAATCTGGAACGATTTAAAAAAGATTACACTTTTTCGACTTGGCTTTTCAGAATTGCCACTAACAATACGATCGACTTTATCCGGAAAAAGAAACTCAAGACTATGAGTCTCAATACCTCGATGTCTGATGACGGAGGAAATTCGGTAAATATCGACGTAGAAGATGATGACAATAATCCTCAGGATGAATTCATCAAATCCCAACGAATCGAAATGGTCCGGATTTTTGTAGACAAACTTCCTGCGAAATATAGAAAGCTGGTTCAGCTTCGCTATTTCGATGAATTGTCCTATGAGGAAATCGCCCAGGAACTGGACAAACCGCTGGGAACAGTGAAAGCTCAGCTTCATCGATCCAGAGAATTACTCTACGAAATCGCCTCCGGTAAAGAAAAACACATCTGATGAATTCAGGTACAGCTTTGATCTTATCCTATTTTCCAAATTTGACGGAAAATCAAATCGATCAATTTGATCGGTTGAAAGAATTGTATGAAGAATGGAATGCGAAGATCAATGTAATCAGCCGTAAGGACATGGATCAATTTTATATCCACCATGTCCTTCACTCCTTGGGGATAGCTGAGGTAATGCAATTCCAACCCGGCTCGAAGGTCTTAGACATTGGAACAGGGGGAGGATTTCCCGGAATTCCTTTGGCAATTCTTTTTCCGGATACCCATTTTCATTTGGTTGATTCAATCGGTAAAAAAATTACAGTAGTAAAAGAGGTAGCCAAGGCCTTAAAACTTACCAATGTAGAAGCGCAACAAGCTAGAGCTGAATCTTTGGTTCGGAAATATGACTTTGTAATCAGCCGAGCAGTAACACGGATGATCAATTTTTATCCTTGGGTAATAGGAAAAATCAAAAAAGAGGATTTTAACGAATTCCCCAATGGCATCCTGTATCTCAAAGGTGGAGATGTCGATGAGGAAATGGAAGAAACTGGCAAATCCTATGTTACCTACCATCTGAGCGACTACTTTCAAGAAGAATTTTTTGAGACCAAAAAAGTGGTCTATATGCCTTGGGAAGACAAAAGGTGATTTTTTAATCATCTCCTACTAAGACTTAATTATCCTAAAGAGAAGTCCATTCAATTAGACTACCAACAAATTTTAACAAAATAGTCTTTCTATTTCAGAAAAATAATCACTAAACTAGCAGTATTGTAAATTTCGTCAATCAAAAGGTTTGTCGATCCCCAACTATTATTACTGGTAATTCTTTTGGTCGATACAATTTTTGTTTGACAAGGAATGGGATTGAAAATAGGTATATGGATTCCTATTATGGAAGTATTCTGAGCCTAGTTTTCATTCGAGATTCTTTTAGTCTTTGATTTTATAATTTGATAGATAACGCTAAACCAATGAAATTTCTCCTTTCATTCCTTTTGCTGCTTGCCATTACTTTTACCTCGCAAGCCCAATCCAAACTTACGATCCGAGGAACGGTCAAAGACACCACCAACCTACCACTTGACTACACTTCGGTCCTTCTACTAAGTCCACAAGATTCCGCTTTGGTTGCTTATACCCTGACCAACAAAGAAGGGGAATACATCTTCAAAAATGTAGACAGGCAGCCCCTACTCATCAAAGCTACCTATATGGGCTACATCCCTTTTCAGAAAGAACTCACTCTGCCAAATACCGATGAACTTGAGGTGGAAGAAATTTATCTCTCTCCCATCCTTCAAGAACTGTACGAAGTAGTGGTGAAGGCAGCTAAAGCGCCACTGATGATGCGAGGAGATACGCTGGAGTACGACGCAAGTAAATTTAAAGTGCCCCCAGGAGCGACCCTTGAAGATCTTCTTCGCAAGCTCCCTGGGATTCAAATTGATGTGGATGGAAATATCGTGGCTCAAGGCCAACAAGTTCAAAAGGTAACCGTGGATGGGAGACGATTTTTTGGTGGAAACACCAAAATGGCAACTCAGAATTTAAATGCAGAGTCTATCAGTAAACTTCAGCTCTTTGACGATAAATCCGAGCAATCCAAACTCACCGGTGCCGAGGATGGAGTGAAGGAAAAAACGCTCAATGTGGAGCTTAAAGAGGAAGCCAAAAAAGGAGGTTTTGGTAAAATTTCAGCAGCAGGAGGTACAGACGGAAGATGGACCTCCAATGCATCCTACAATAAATTTGACCAAATCAACCAATTCTCAATCATTGGCTACGGCAACAATGTGAATCAGACCGGCTTGAGCTGGGATGATTTACAGGAATTTAGAGGTAGCGGCGCATTTCAATTTGGAGATACCGGAGATTTCGGATTCAATGCGAGCGGAGGAATGACTATCATCTCTTTTTCTGGAGGTGACAACGAAGAATCCTT
Above is a window of Algoriphagus sanaruensis DNA encoding:
- a CDS encoding DMT family transporter — its product is MSSHSFKDYLLLHFIVMIWGFTAILGLLISLPSLELVFYRTLIATFGVLVVMLVRKKSISVPLPELLKIAGVGVLISLHWIFFFWSARVSTASVCLAGMATTSLWTAFVEPMVNRTKVKWYEVALGLLVISGLLVIFQFESGYWLGLAMALVSAFLGALFSVLNGRLTMRHTPYQITLFEMGAACLFALLFMPIYAKFLTEGNPIQWAWKDLDWLWLLLLGGVCTVYAFSVSVDLMKRLPVFSINLTINLEPVYGILLAVLIFGEKEKMTPQFYLGTLIILVSVLIYPILNYWNKRRKSLPTIN
- a CDS encoding LptF/LptG family permease, whose product is MKILDKLIIKEFLKTYFFVVIMLILVVLVLDFTEKNDKYIQNQVPAWEILQYMGNYGLYLNNLLTPITVFIAVIFITSKMAGRTEIVAILSSGVSFVRMLQPFLFGAAMIGMISFLLNGWVLPVATQKVTEFRMKYLESTAASSEGNHHIKVGPNTYAYISRFYKSGNTGYSFTLEEIKDGQLLSKLHSDRIQWDTAKNVWRLENWKLRELNEVGETYTVGTELDTILSITPADFDLPPNHHETLKLPELSRQIRILEDRGADNVSFYRIERYVRFMSPFAAIILTFIGVIMSSRKTRGGSGFQIAMGFLMAFVYILLFILSRTFAENGSEYPILAVWMPNIIFALTGLILYKTVPR
- the tgt gene encoding tRNA guanosine(34) transglycosylase Tgt, producing the protein MKFTLEKTDSQSKARVGLIETDHGTIQTPIFMPVGTAATVKAVHQRELKEDIKAQIILGNTYHLYLRPGLEVLEKAGGLHRFNGWDRPILTDSGGYQVFSLAGTRKIKEEGVTFKSHIDGSKHNFTPENVMDIQRTIGADIIMAFDECTPYPCEYGYARNSMDLTHRWLKRCISRFDSTEGKYGYSQTLFPIVQGSVYKDLRKQSAEFIAEQGREGNAIGGLSVGEPAEMMYEMTELVTDILPTEKPRYLMGVGTPANILECIALGVDMFDCVMPTRNARNGMLFTSEGIINIRNEKWKDDFTSIDPAIGNYASTFYTKAYLRHLTISKEILAAQIASIHNLAFYLWLVNQAREHILAGDFAVWKDQMVKKVSTRL
- a CDS encoding glycosyltransferase, producing MGLFLLWLIFGIGVSIQAVYLLIIFGRTAWGNFTSSSKNSGNEEGVTVLIAAHNEYKNLKNLIPKLFEQDYPKFDVMIINDRSTDRTKRLLEEMMAIYPKLRSVTVKYTPNHVTSKKFALTLGIKVAKNDVILLTDADCIPNSDQWIRKMTAPVREEGKTFAIGFSGYQKESGMLNRWIQFETILTALFYFSFGLWKAPFMGIGRNLSYRKSFFMDVKAFKGIWHLEGGDDDLFVNQYATGSNTAMVIDPSAMTLSIPKSNWSDYLIQKKRHLHAGKFYRGEDKRKIGIFSLSHALFWLGGFGLLVYFGIIQSWEQFSVVFGIILLRSLLMWRVFASASKKIQGSSNQLNTWINDLIYLGYFWILGTVSYQAKDIKWK
- a CDS encoding RNA polymerase sigma factor, with amino-acid sequence MEINERGFSNKALEDFALIDKAVIEKDQSAFATLMKRYKKAVYFMILKMIRDADDAEDLTMEAFAKAFRNLERFKKDYTFSTWLFRIATNNTIDFIRKKKLKTMSLNTSMSDDGGNSVNIDVEDDDNNPQDEFIKSQRIEMVRIFVDKLPAKYRKLVQLRYFDELSYEEIAQELDKPLGTVKAQLHRSRELLYEIASGKEKHI
- the rsmG gene encoding 16S rRNA (guanine(527)-N(7))-methyltransferase RsmG, whose translation is MNSGTALILSYFPNLTENQIDQFDRLKELYEEWNAKINVISRKDMDQFYIHHVLHSLGIAEVMQFQPGSKVLDIGTGGGFPGIPLAILFPDTHFHLVDSIGKKITVVKEVAKALKLTNVEAQQARAESLVRKYDFVISRAVTRMINFYPWVIGKIKKEDFNEFPNGILYLKGGDVDEEMEETGKSYVTYHLSDYFQEEFFETKKVVYMPWEDKR